The Candidatus Tanganyikabacteria bacterium nucleotide sequence GCGGCGGCCGCGCCCAGGTACAGCAGGCCGGCGAGCGTCAGGGTTCCGAACTCCCCGATTATCGCCTTGGCGGCCGGCGTCGAGCCCCCGAAGAGCGCCGCGGCGGCCAGGCACCACAGGAGCGGCGTCGCCCGGCCCGCGCTCACCCCAAGACGGGGGCCTCCACGGCGGCATCCCCCGGCGCCCGCGCGCCCGCGCCAGGCCGCGCGGCCGGCCGGCCGAACTTCAAGTACAGCGCCGGGATCACGACCATGTTGAGGATCGTGGAGCTCAGCAGGCCGCCCACGATGACGACCGCCATCGGCGCCTGGATCTCGTTGCCCGGTTCGCCGGCCCGCAGGACCAGGGGCACCAGCGCAAGGCCGGCCGTGAGCGCGGTCATCAGGATCGGGATCAGCCGTTCCAGCGACCCCTTCACGATCGCCTCCTCGAAGGGCAAGTCTTCTACCCGCATGAGGTGATTGTAGTGCGAGATCATCATGATGCCGTTGCGGGTGGCGATGCCGAACAGCGTGATGAACCCGACGAGCGAGGCGACCGACAGGATCCCTCCCGTCAAGGCGACCGCGAAGACGCCGCCGATCAGCGCCAGGGGAAGGTTTGCCATCACGATGAGCGCGGCCCGCCAGGACCCGAATGCGACGATGAGCAGGACCAGGATGGCGGCGACGACCGCGAGCGTCAGCCAGCCCAGCAGCCGGGTCGATGCCTCGGCGCTCTCGATCTGCCCGCCGTACGTGATGAAGTAGCCCGCCGGCAGGTCGACCTGGGCGGCGACGGCCGCCCGGATGGCCGCCACGGCGCCGGCCAGGTCCCGGCCGGCCACGTTGCAGCTCACCACGAGCTTGCGCTGGACGTCCTCGCGCGAGATGGTGTTCGGCCCGCGTTCCATGGAAATGCTGGCCAGGCTCTCCAGCGGGACCATGCCCCCGGTGCCGACCGGCACCAGGGTCCGGCCGATGGCCGCCGGATCGGAGCGGGCCGACTCGGGATAGCGCACCAGCAGATCGACCGTCCGCTGGCCTTCCAGGACCTTCGAGACCACCTCGCCCTGGAACGCCACGTCGATGGTCTGGCCGATCCGGCCCGTGGTCAGGCCCACGCGCGCCAGGGCGTCGTGGTCGTAGCGGATGGCCAGTTGCGGGATCAAGGCCTGCTGCTCGACGACCAGGTCCACGACCCCGGGGATCGCCCGCATGACGCCCTCGACCTGCTTGCCCAGCTTCCGGAGTTCGGCCAGGTCGTCGCCGAAGATCTTGATCGCGACGTTCGAGCGCGTGCCCGAGAGCATGTGGTCGATACGGTGCGCCAGCGGTCCGCCGAAGGTGACGTTCATCGGCAGCACCGAGACCGCCGTGCGCACGTCCGCCAGGAATTCCTCCTTGGACCGCCGCCCCAGCTTGAACACCACCTCGATCTCCCCCACCTCGACGCCCTGCGCGTGCTCGTCGAGTTCGGCGCGGCCGGTGCGGCGCGAGGTCGAGACCACCTCCGGGAAGGACAGGAGGATCCCCTCCAGGCGCCGGCCCAGATCGTCCGAGCGTTCCAGCGACGTGCCCGGCAGAGTCACGGCGCTGACCGTGAGCGCCCCTTCGTTGAACTCCGGGAGGAACGCGCGGCCCATCCCCGGCACGAGCGCCAGGGCCCCGGCCAGGCCCACCAGCGAGGCGGCGATCACGGGCACCGGCCACCGCAGGGTCAGGCGCAACGCGGGCTGGTAAATCGCCTTGAGCCATCGCGCCACGGGCGTGTCATTTGCCGGCAGGCGGAGCCGCGGGTTTCCCAGCAGGAAGTAGCAGAGCACCGGGGTCACCGTCAGCGCCACGACGAGGGACGCGAAGATGGCGACCAGGTAGGACAGGCCCATCGGCACCAGCAGCCGGCCTTCCACGCCGGAGAGGAAGAAGAGGGGCAGGAAGACCAGCATGATGATCAGGGTGGCGAAGAAGATGGAACCGCGGACTTCGCGGGTCGCGCCCTCGACGATGGCCAGCGCGGGCGGCCGATCGGCCGCGGGCCGGCCGCGCCACTCCCGCAGGCGCCGGAAGACGTTCTCGACCGTGATGATGGCATCGTCCACCAGGGCGCCGATGGCGATGGTCAGGCCGCCCAGGGTCATCGTGTTGAGGTTGCCCCCGAGGGCCTGCAAGACCAGCACGGCCACGAGCAGGGACAGCGGAATCGCCACGAGCGTGATCACCGTGGCCCGGACGTTGAGCAGGAAGACCAGCAGGATGACGACGACCAGGATGGCGCCGTCGCGCAGCGCCTCCTCGACGTTGGAGACCGCCAGGGAGATGAAGTCGGCCTGCCGGAAGTTCTTGCGGTCGATCGCGATCCCGCGCGGCAACGACGTCTGGATGTCGCCGAGGGCCCGATCCAGCCGCCGGGTCAGTTCGAGCGTGTTGGCGTCCGGTTGCTTCTGGATGGCGAGCACGACCGCGGGCCGGCCGCGGATGCTCCCCTCGCCCCGCTTGAGGGCCGGGCCGACCACCACGTCGGCGACGTCGCGCACCCGCACGGGGCCGCCGTCGTGCACCGCCACGACCGCCGCGCCCACATCCGCCGCGTCCTGCACCCGGCCGAGCCCCCGGATGAGGTACTCCTGCCCGGTACCCACGTAGAAGCCGCCCGACACGTTGCGATTGGATTCCCGCAGCGCGTCCACCACCTCCCCGAGGCCGACGGCCCTGGCTTGCAGGCGGGCGGGATCGACCACGACCTGGATCTGCTTGACGCCGCCGCCGATGGCGACGACCTGCGACACGCCGGGCAGGGCTAGCAGGCGGCGGCGCACCACCCAGTCGGCCGCCGAGCGCACGTCCAGCGGAGAGGTTCCCGCGTCGCCCACCAGCCCGAGGAACATGATCTCGCCCATGATCGAGGACACGGGCGCCAGGACCGGCGGCGGCAGATCGGGGGGCAAGGCGGCCTGCGCGATCTGCAGCTTCTCGGTCACCAGTTGCCGCGCCCGGAAGATGTCGGTGCCCCACGCGAACTCGACCCATATCAAGGCGATGCCCGTGGCCGTGCTGGAGCGCACCCGCCGGACGCCGGTCGCGCCGTTCATCGCCGTCTCGATCG carries:
- a CDS encoding EamA/RhaT family transporter codes for the protein MSAGRATPLLWCLAAAALFGGSTPAAKAIIGEFGTLTLAGLLYLGAAAA
- a CDS encoding efflux RND transporter permease subunit, producing the protein MLDKLIAWSLNNRLVVLALAALILGWGSFAASRMPVDVFPDLTAPTVTVVAEAHGLAPEEVESLITFPIETAMNGATGVRRVRSSTATGIALIWVEFAWGTDIFRARQLVTEKLQIAQAALPPDLPPPVLAPVSSIMGEIMFLGLVGDAGTSPLDVRSAADWVVRRRLLALPGVSQVVAIGGGVKQIQVVVDPARLQARAVGLGEVVDALRESNRNVSGGFYVGTGQEYLIRGLGRVQDAADVGAAVVAVHDGGPVRVRDVADVVVGPALKRGEGSIRGRPAVVLAIQKQPDANTLELTRRLDRALGDIQTSLPRGIAIDRKNFRQADFISLAVSNVEEALRDGAILVVVILLVFLLNVRATVITLVAIPLSLLVAVLVLQALGGNLNTMTLGGLTIAIGALVDDAIITVENVFRRLREWRGRPAADRPPALAIVEGATREVRGSIFFATLIIMLVFLPLFFLSGVEGRLLVPMGLSYLVAIFASLVVALTVTPVLCYFLLGNPRLRLPANDTPVARWLKAIYQPALRLTLRWPVPVIAASLVGLAGALALVPGMGRAFLPEFNEGALTVSAVTLPGTSLERSDDLGRRLEGILLSFPEVVSTSRRTGRAELDEHAQGVEVGEIEVVFKLGRRSKEEFLADVRTAVSVLPMNVTFGGPLAHRIDHMLSGTRSNVAIKIFGDDLAELRKLGKQVEGVMRAIPGVVDLVVEQQALIPQLAIRYDHDALARVGLTTGRIGQTIDVAFQGEVVSKVLEGQRTVDLLVRYPESARSDPAAIGRTLVPVGTGGMVPLESLASISMERGPNTISREDVQRKLVVSCNVAGRDLAGAVAAIRAAVAAQVDLPAGYFITYGGQIESAEASTRLLGWLTLAVVAAILVLLIVAFGSWRAALIVMANLPLALIGGVFAVALTGGILSVASLVGFITLFGIATRNGIMMISHYNHLMRVEDLPFEEAIVKGSLERLIPILMTALTAGLALVPLVLRAGEPGNEIQAPMAVVIVGGLLSSTILNMVVIPALYLKFGRPAARPGAGARAPGDAAVEAPVLG